Within the Thunnus thynnus chromosome 23, fThuThy2.1, whole genome shotgun sequence genome, the region CTGGCAGCTAACCAGCTAGCAGTCGTGGTGTGGTCCGAAATTTACCTAAGGCCTCTCACAGGTCACTATTATGTTGACAAGATAGTTGTATAAGTTACGATGCTTTGAATATTTGCTCCACAAAGCCATGTGATAGACGTGTTATAcctgagtgtttgtttttgtgtgtatattagtTAGCCTTTGCGGCTAACCCAGTTAGCCACCGTGGTGTTTACTGATGATGTAGCGCAACTGCCACTAACGTTTTAttataatgttaaatatttattagtCTGGGGGTCGCACACGTTTCAGGATCTGTGGTAGCCGTTGTTGTATTCGGGTAAGCTGAAAGCCGGTTTgtagatgtcatttttttaagtcgTGTGTTGAGTGAAGATGAAAGCTAGTCAGCGTTGTGGCTATTTTCTGCTGTCCTCTCTCATCTTCCTGACTAGCACTTGAGCCAAACCCGGAAAAACTGGCTGTCACTTCTCACATAGGAAATAGCGTACTTggttttttcttgtcttttttggtcttttctttttcttgtttaattttttaatgccTACTTAAGTAAGGGTATCAATTAATAATACATACGGTTACAAATGGCCATATTGACCACATTCATAAAGTTCGATTAAAGTCaatgattgattattttttagTCTATGTAGAGAGTCCCACAAGTTGGCTGGTTTGCATGTCAGTGGTTCTTGTGTACTTATGCTAATGTGTTGTAACCGATGTGTTATGCATGTAGCCTACATGTACTGTTTcttttgttaatgtttgtttttcttctaacGGCTGTTTACTCATGTATTGTGAAGTTATTTGAATATTGTAGCGAGAGAGTGTTATCTCAACATTTTCACACGCTTATTTTATGCTGAATATACAGCACGCAGTACTTTATATCGATACTATTGGCCCATATTGGTCATAgcaaaacaatatttacttTAGATTACATTATAAGGAAAATCACAGTACAAAGATTCAGTGCAAAAGCTGTGCAGTCTAATACAACTTAAAAGTAAATTCTTGCTTAATGAattttacatatatacataattaCACATATGTATGTACACACAATTTGCTTTccagagaggtgttgattaaACTTGATGGTGCTGTTTCACTGTATTGCATTATACTGAGAGATGTTTGTAATATTCTGTCCACCCCATTTATATCagtcaaaaactgaacattataaccttaaTTTATTGCTGTGTTGTGTTGGGTTAGATTGATTAATGCCTTACACATGCATAAGACAGGATCATTCATTTGTGTGGTGCTGATAATGCATTCATAGCTGGTAAGATCCTGATGTTGCCTAATAGCAAAAATGGTAGACTAGCTGTGTCAAAAATTGTAAGGAACTGTGTCTCTCTGTATATCTctatgtatctttttttttttttttttttttaaaccaaacacCAGCTATCCCCCAGCTGATTTCAGTGATTAGTTCCCCCAAGATTTGTTAATCAGTAATATCAACCACTGAAGTGTTCAGATCTTGTAAACACGTCCAAAGATTCAATCTAGTATATCAATGATTTAAGCAGCTTGGATGCAGAGTTGTAGCCTATTGTCAGTCTTTCATAGATCCACTGTGTCATGAAGCAGTTATACATAATCAAATGACGTTACTAATATTTCCTTAGAAAGCTCAGTGAGAAAGAATATTTAATCCGTGGGTGTGAGTAATACTGAAAGCTGAATGAATTGAGCAACAGTTCTGTGGAAGAATCTTGGAGAGGCGTATCTGCCCTTGATGGATGATTACCATTTACCAGACGGTTGCATGCATATGTAAGCTGTGTCGTAATTCAGGGAATGGATCCTACAAAGGCCCATTAAGTGTTTCCTCTAGAGGACCTGAACATCGGGCTGAATCCACACCTGTAGATAAGACATCAGCCTCATAGATACCAAAACTAACACTGTGTTCAGATCATTTCCATGTTTATTACCAGTTGTTTAAAAAGTGGTTAACACCAGTGGTAAATTGTGGGAcagtttttgtgaaatgtggTTTTACAGCAGAAGTTGCGACATACCATTGCTGCGACCAAACCTTGTTTTAAAGGTCAGGTCATTCAGTTTTAAATTTATTGCGGGATACCTTTTAGGCATGGGACAATATGAAAATTACATGTCATGATTATCCTggccaaaataattgtgattaacAATACTATTCCAATAATCATCAAAATATGcttaaaactcttaaaatgGCACTAAAACATACTAGAATCACTTTACCTTACATTTTGCTAAGAAActaatgtttttattgcatcacttttttttttagcaacactgtgtgtctgttcttTCTTACAGAAtaattcatgtatttttcttaaGTTAGGCTCTATTTTTCACTTCTCTACCATGATTTTAAATTGTACAGACAACAATTTCATCAGttgcatatttaatttttgtttatatttaatatatccCTGACTTAAGAAATACAGGCATTATCCTTTAACAAAATAAAGTCCAACTGGCATTGTGGCATTGAGTcaaactgtacttttttttcaagtcaCTTGTGAGGATCTTCATGATCAACTTAAAGTCATATGTCATCCCATGACAAATACCTGAATAACCTGTTGTTTTGTaatcttgtttcatttttagaaTACACTTTgatctatttttatttctcttccttctatctctccttctctctagGTTGTGTGCAGAGAGGTGAAAATATTTCAATCATAAATGGAGAGGGACAAGCAGGCACCTTGTGTCCTGGACAGCCACACACGCATAACAACACCTGCTTGAGAGCTGCAGTATCGATGACTACACCTGAAAAAATTGATTACATTTGACAACGCAGACCTGACTATTCTACAGAAACTCTTGGGCTGCTGCCATGGACGGGGAGGAAGAGGTCTCTCACATGAGTGAGGAAATGGTCAGTGAACCTAATGGCTCCatagaaaacaagaaaagagagGCAAAAGGGACCTGCCTGAAAATTGAGGGCCAGGATGGCTATGTCTTCAAATCCTACAGCATTAACCCTCATGACTCTGCGGATGCAAAGTCGTCTGCTTCTTCCTCAATAACACTGGATAAAGACTCTCCCCATTCTATCGATTTATCTTCTCAGGGTGACAAACAGTTGGAGTCAGACATAGAAAAAGAGACTGATCCAGCTTCTCCTGCTCTTTCAAACAAATGCCTAAACACTGATACTGAGGAAAATACAGAGaataaaaagtatgaaaatggTAATGACGCAAGTCAACATATCAAAGAGGAGAGTGGGGATGCAAATGGCATGGAGGAGGAAACCCAGGATGATGAAAGGCTAGCATTTAGTAGCTCAATTGGCCCTTTTGTAACTAAAGAAGGTGATGAGTACAGTAATTTACTAAGTGGATACACAAGCACCCTTTATGATGTTGCCATGGATGCTGTCACCCAGAGCCTTTTGTCATCTATGAGGAGTCACACCAATCCGAGGAAAAAATCTCCTGCATGGAATCATTTCTGCATATCACCACGAGACAGTACCAAAGCAATCTGTTTATACTGCATGAAAGAGTTCAGCCGGGGTAAGAATGAGAAAGACCTCAGTACAAGTTGTTTAATGAGGCATGTACGAAGGGCTCACCCCACTGTGCTCTTACAGGACGGAGCAGATACATCCACAAACAATCTGACTAGCGCTCTTGCCTCATCTTTGATACCTCCTTCCCCAAACTCACCAAAAAACGGAGACTTGACAAATAGCATTAATACTTCTGCCTCAAAGAACACTTCACCGTCCACCTCCTCAGCTGATCCAGACCTGTCATCCAAAGAAGTGTTACCCAAAGTTGAACCAAAACTCGAACCGTATGCCAACACTGACACTGTTTGCAACATGCTCACATCCTCACATTCCAATGAAAACAACCTTGAAGACATGTCAGACGGAGGACCTGAGCGCCTTCCCGGCACCCCAAAAAGTGCTAGTTCCCGTCGGAGATCAGCTGTTTGGAAACACTTCTACCTTTCACCTGCTGACAATTCCAAAGCAGTATGTATCCATTGCATGAATGAATTCAGTAGGgggaaaaatggaaaagatcTTGGGACAAGCTGTCTTATTCGTCACATGTGGAGGGCCCACAAAGAGGTTGTCATTGAGGAAAACGGACAGGGCAATCACATTCCCCCACCCTACACAAACCCGCCCTCACTATTGTCTCGCACACAACTACAGGACCCACTGGAAGTAAAAAAAGAATCACCTCTTCTTCCATCCTCACCAGAAACCATATCGGATGAATTGCCCCAAAGCATGGAGGAGAGCATGGATATAAAGGAGGAATCTGAAGAGGTGATGCCTCTCTCAGGGCAGGAGACCTCACTCAGTCTCTCCTTTGGAGCTCAAGGGGAGGATACACCCTTAACTTCCTCACCATGTGATCGCTCTGAGGGTCCCAGCCTCAATCAGGATCATTCAGTTTTCCAGCAAAACAAGAAGATCATGAAACGGGTGAAATCTGAGGTGTGGCACCATTTCATAGTGTCACCAGTTGACCAGTTAAAAGCACTGTGCCGTTACTGTCCATGCGTCATCAGTCGGGGGAAACGGGGCGACTTCGGTACAAGCTGTCTGATGAGGCACCTCATGAGACGCCACCCAGACGTCCtcaaaaaccaaaaaagcaCAGATGACAAGGAATCCTCCCCTCATCCCTACACCAACCTCACCACAACGGACGCAGTTTCAACCAAAGAAACTGAAAGCCCTGCCAGTGAGAAAAAGCCACAAACCCTgcctgttttcagtaaaaagaCGTCAAAACTGTGGAACCATTTCTCCATTTCACCTGCTGACCCCACAAAGGTGGTTTGTTTGCACTGTAGCCGCACAATTAGCAGAGGCAAAAAGACTACAAACCTTGGCACAAGCTGCCTCTTCAGGCACATGCAGAGGTTTCATGGACATGTTCTTGAAAATAACAATACTATCTCAGGTGATGTGCCGTCTGCAGAAGTTCATGTCAAACAGGAGCTCATGGATACCTCCGTTTATGAAACAGAACAGACCCGTGAGAGGTTTGATGAACACCACCCGGTTGCcaaaaaaatcaccaaactTATCGCAGAAATGCTCGCACTGGATCTTCAGCCATCAGCTATGGTGGAGAATGCTGGACTGAACAGACTACTAGAGTACCTCCAGCCTCAGTATTCTCTACCACCTTCTTCTTATTTTACCAGCACTGCCATACCAGATATGTACGAAAGGGTAAAGGATGTTGTGCTGACACACCTAAAAGAGGCTGAAGGTGGTGTTGTCCACTTCACGACTAGTATTTGGGTCAGTAGCCAGACAAGGGAATACCTGACCCTTACTGCCCACTGGGCAACGTACGAGTCAAGTGTCAGACCCCAGGGTCAGGATTTTCACTGCTCCGCTCTCCTAAGTGTCTCACAAATAGACTGTGATCACGATATGCATGACATCCCAAAGCAGCTTGAGTATCTGTGGGATTCTTGGATCACCGCATCAGGGCTGAAAAGGGGGTTCACTGTAACTGATAACAACACCATCAGAAACACCTTGGAGGACCATGGCCATGTCACCATGCAGTGTTTTGGACACACTATAGACCTCATTGTTAGCGAAGCCATAAAGAGCCAGAGAATGGTTCAGAACCTTCTGAGTATTGCACGAAAGATCTGTGAACGTGTGCACCGCTCGGCAAAGGCCAAGGAGAAGCTGGCTGAGCTCCAGAGGGTCCACCAGCTGCCAGAGAACCAACTGATCCAGGATGTTCCTTCCAAATGGAGGACCTCCTTTTTCATGCTGGAGCGGCTGGTAGAGCAGAAGAAAGCCATCGACGAGATGTCGATCGAGTGCAATTTCAGGGAAATGATCAGCTGCGATCAGTGGGAGGTGATGCTGTCAGTCTGCAATGCACTGAAACCTTTCGAAGTCGCCTGCAGGGAGATGAACAACCGCACTGCCACTCTGGGACAAGTGATACCACTCATTCACATCCTCAATAGAAAGATAGACCTGCTGTTTGATGAGACTGTGGGCATAGACAACATGCTCAAGTCTCTAAAAGAAGCCATGGTGAGCAGAATGTCCGCAACTCTGCATGACCCCCAATACACCTGGGCCACCATGCTGGACCCACGATACAAGACTTCATTGttcacagaggaagaagctgAGCGATGTAAACAAGACCTAATCCAGGAGTTGGACTTGTCCTCTTCTACCTCAGTTGCAGTTAAATCTCCGCTGCCCAACGGCTGCAATGAGGCCCCTCTGTCATCCAACACCTCCCACTCAAACAAGGACAACCTCTGGTCCCTGATGGCTGACATcagacaaaagataaaacatgaggAAAAGCCAAAGTCCTCAGAGCTGGCAGTGCTGGAGTACCTTGAGGAAGACATACTTGATCAAAGCTGTGACCCCCTCGACTATTGGAACCTGAAAAAGTTCCTGTGGCCCGATCTTGCCAAAGTAGCTGCCCGTTATGTGGGCTGCCCTCCCAGCATCGTCCCAGCAGAGACACTGTTCAGCACAGCTAGCGTCAACTGTGCCCTAAATCAGCCCAGGCCTTTACTGGAGAACATGGAGGGTCTGCTGTTCCTCAAGGTCAACCTccctttgatttattttcagtacTGATTAAAATGAAGCATTAACTTGAAAACCCTTTATCAAGGACCAAGAGACATAGCTGTGAAATGGGTTTTTTCTGTtgggaaaatgtaaaatatcaatTTATACACTGATCGATTCTCAATGCAAAGGCCAGATTTGGAGGTTTTATTGTATTCTGTGTACTACTGTTAAAACACTTTCGAGCTGTTGTGATGAAAAGTCTCAGTCAGAAGTGTATCAGGGAGGGAGGGTTTTTCTAGCTGTAGGGGttggtgatgtgtgtttgcttgtaaatcgatgtttttttgttttccgtGTCTACTCTCTCCTTGTGCCTTATCCAAAACTACTTCAGGTCAAAAtgctgtaaatattttgttaaatttgcGCAGATCACGTCAGGATGCTTTTGATTATTATGGATTAAAGATAGATGCAGAGTTGTTTTCTGAATGAAAACATGGCCCAAAAATAAATGCTGTGACTGAAAGATGTTTTAAgttaatgttatttaattttcattgtgAAATTGTGGCTCATGGTACTGTCATTTAGAAATagacctttttttctcttttttttttttttacttgctgaaatgtttttaataagatCATGTATAATATTGCTGTATTTTCAGAATAAGCCGTTTGTTTGGATTATACAATTTTGTCTCTTAAGCACAATTTAAGTTTATGTCCAGGGGATTAAATTATGGGTTTATTATTGAGTAAaccaatgtactgtacatttttatattaaatgacTTCTGAACCTAATTTGATAAATGTTTTAGCATTGAGACTGGAACCATGCAAACTTTGTGGTCATTTGTAAATAAAGGTTTTCCTTATGCAAcatttcagattatttttttttggctatcaaatgtattttgtagACTCGGAAGCACTGAAATCCAATCAACAAATCTGGTTCCACTCATTTTCAACTTTATTCATCTATAAAAATCTTATCTACACAACATAAAAATTACAGCCTGAGGTAAAGAATACAACGCTGTCTGTAGAAGATACAAGAGTTTCCTTGTCtgtagaaaacacatttttccttGCTAGTCATGAAATACAATGCATAATAACTCCAGTATGTTTCTTAGCATGAGAAAAGAGAACCATCTGCACTGgaataacattttaaacatgattAGTTCAATCCAACATGTTTATCTGCTTGGGTAGCACATGTCAGTAGAATGTGACAGATATTACTCCTGTGTGGTTCCTGTAAAACCCGGAGATATGCCCATAATGTACCCATATCCCATTACAACCTGTGAGAACACTGGTTTTACACATTAAATGTCACCTTTGGTCAATAAGAAAACACGACTCCTCACTCCTGCTGAATGTGGTCTTTCTGTTGCCAGGATTCAGTCCTTCTCTCCATCAGCACAGTTTTTCTCTCTAATCGCACACTGACAGGAGGGAAGTGAAACACGTTGAAGGCAGTGTTGCTGTAACCTTCTATGAAAGCCAGAGGCTGATGAGTGTCCTGGAGTAGCCGTATCTTGGTGACGTTAGCTTCCATTAGTAGGTGTGAGTACATTTTGATCTCTGGATTCGTGGGGTTCATGTCCTCTCGTTTGTCATATCTGttgaaaagtaagaaaaaatgtgaacaaactGATACTATTACTACTGCTGCTATTTTACGGGAATTAGTCCAAATCCATGAAAAACACCTACCTCCAGTTTCTGTTCTGCTCCAAGAAGCGAGATACTCCAGTTTCAGCAGCATAGGTGTCAATATGAACAAAGACAtctgaaaagacaaaactaaTGTGTGATGATGTCTGTACAGTATACTCTGAACAAatcttttatattatatttatatatatatatatatatatatatatatatatatatatatatatatatacacacacatacatagtaTGTTATTTCATTACTGAAATCAAATGGAAAAGCCAGGACTCTTAGGTCTCCTGCATAATCAATATGGTTATTATGGTTTGGTACACATATTCAAAGGAATTAACTACATTTAGATTTCACTTTTTCTCCTATTTAAAGCTTGTAAGGATCAGTAGTTTCTCATATTATGTATGGTGACCTCCCTGTAAATCAAAATGAACTAGATGTAATTCTAACCTGCTGTGGGTGGCAACAGCCTGTGTAGTTCCAGCATCCCTTGGCCTCCTGGGTAGTTGTGGTGGGAAACATAGAGACAAATACTAGAGTACAGCACGTTGGTCAACAGCTGGCCAACCACAACTGCAGAGCCCAGTTTATACATCCAGGATTTCTGGTAGTTGCACAAACTAAAGCGcacgggggaaaaaaaaaagtaagattACACACCCACACTTTTTCAATATGGCTGGTAAAGTGAAAAAATTGGTATGTGCTGGAATCCACCTAACACT harbors:
- the zbed4 gene encoding zinc finger BED domain-containing protein 4, encoding MDGEEEVSHMSEEMVSEPNGSIENKKREAKGTCLKIEGQDGYVFKSYSINPHDSADAKSSASSSITLDKDSPHSIDLSSQGDKQLESDIEKETDPASPALSNKCLNTDTEENTENKKYENGNDASQHIKEESGDANGMEEETQDDERLAFSSSIGPFVTKEGDEYSNLLSGYTSTLYDVAMDAVTQSLLSSMRSHTNPRKKSPAWNHFCISPRDSTKAICLYCMKEFSRGKNEKDLSTSCLMRHVRRAHPTVLLQDGADTSTNNLTSALASSLIPPSPNSPKNGDLTNSINTSASKNTSPSTSSADPDLSSKEVLPKVEPKLEPYANTDTVCNMLTSSHSNENNLEDMSDGGPERLPGTPKSASSRRRSAVWKHFYLSPADNSKAVCIHCMNEFSRGKNGKDLGTSCLIRHMWRAHKEVVIEENGQGNHIPPPYTNPPSLLSRTQLQDPLEVKKESPLLPSSPETISDELPQSMEESMDIKEESEEVMPLSGQETSLSLSFGAQGEDTPLTSSPCDRSEGPSLNQDHSVFQQNKKIMKRVKSEVWHHFIVSPVDQLKALCRYCPCVISRGKRGDFGTSCLMRHLMRRHPDVLKNQKSTDDKESSPHPYTNLTTTDAVSTKETESPASEKKPQTLPVFSKKTSKLWNHFSISPADPTKVVCLHCSRTISRGKKTTNLGTSCLFRHMQRFHGHVLENNNTISGDVPSAEVHVKQELMDTSVYETEQTRERFDEHHPVAKKITKLIAEMLALDLQPSAMVENAGLNRLLEYLQPQYSLPPSSYFTSTAIPDMYERVKDVVLTHLKEAEGGVVHFTTSIWVSSQTREYLTLTAHWATYESSVRPQGQDFHCSALLSVSQIDCDHDMHDIPKQLEYLWDSWITASGLKRGFTVTDNNTIRNTLEDHGHVTMQCFGHTIDLIVSEAIKSQRMVQNLLSIARKICERVHRSAKAKEKLAELQRVHQLPENQLIQDVPSKWRTSFFMLERLVEQKKAIDEMSIECNFREMISCDQWEVMLSVCNALKPFEVACREMNNRTATLGQVIPLIHILNRKIDLLFDETVGIDNMLKSLKEAMVSRMSATLHDPQYTWATMLDPRYKTSLFTEEEAERCKQDLIQELDLSSSTSVAVKSPLPNGCNEAPLSSNTSHSNKDNLWSLMADIRQKIKHEEKPKSSELAVLEYLEEDILDQSCDPLDYWNLKKFLWPDLAKVAARYVGCPPSIVPAETLFSTASVNCALNQPRPLLENMEGLLFLKVNLPLIYFQY